In Streptomyces sp. NBC_01231, the sequence TCGACTTCCAGTACGGCCGCAAGGGCAGCGCCGACTGTCAGCCCTACGACGAGCTGCCCGACCTGTCGGGCTGCCGAAGCTCCTCGGCTGCTGACCGACGGCACACCGGCGACACAGGACAGAGAAACACAGAGCCGAGCGCTGCGAACCCGCCTTCAGCAATAGACGGCCGCGAGGTTCTCCCCTGAGAGGAGCAGGCGGATTTCAACAGCAGCGCAGGCGAGCAAAAGATCAGCGTCTTCGCCGACGCCATGGGGGTCGGCAAGTCCGGTAGAGACCGCAGGACCGAGCTGCGTATGGTCTCGCTAGGGTCATGAGGTGAGCAGCATCAACCCCACACCACGCGACTACAACAAGGCACATGTCCTTGACGTGGTTCTCTCCCATGCGCCGTTGACCCGGAACAAGCTCACCGAGCTCACGGGGTTGAGCAAGGCGACGGTGTCGCGGGCCGTCGAGGAACTGCGCTCTGACGGGTTCGTCGTGGACGGGGGCGTCGACGCCATCGTCGGGCGTGGCCGTCCGTCGACGTACCTCGATGTGCCCGAGACGGCCGGACACGTCGTGGGGGTCGGCTTCGGCGCCGTGACCACCGGCGTGCTGGTGAGCGACCTACGCGGCCGTGAGATCGGACATGTGATCGTTCCGACGATCGAGCACCACGACGTCCCCGCCGCCGGCCGGTGGCTGGTCGACCTGATCGCACAGACCAGCGCCTCCGCACGAGGGCCACTGCGCCAGGTCGTCGCGGCACTGCCCGCCCATGTCCGCGACGGCGCCGAGGTCTTTCGGCCCGCCGATCCGATGAAAATGTTCTCCGGCAGAGACCTCCACCGAACCGTCGAACAGCTCGTCGGTGCTCCAGTGACCTTCGACAGTGACGCGAACGCGTCCTTGCTCCAGGTGCTCACGGACGACGCGAGCATCCATGACGCTGCCCTGCTCAGCGTCAGCAGCACCTTGAATTTCGCCAGCTGCAGGGACCGAAAACTGGCTCGGGGGCGTACTCCTGCGTTCGGCGACATCGGTTCCCTCTCCTCGGGCATCAACGACCGCACCCTCAACGAGCTGCTGAGCACTGCAGGGCTTGTGAAGCTCGCTCGTGAACACGGACTGGACATCGAACGCGTCGAGGACCTGTGGCTGACGTCTCAGGACCATCGAGCCCGTGCGGAGATACTCAAGGCGTTCACGACGGCGGTCACGACGGCCGTGAGCATCGTCGCCGTGACACTCGATCCCGAATCCGTCTACTTCGTCGGCCGGTTGTACCCCTTGGTGGACGAGGTGCTCCCCGAGGTACGCAAGCGACTCGAACAGACCTTGCCGGCCCTCCCACGGATCACGACCGTCTCCCAGGTTCTGGGACTCTCGGTAGCACGCGGCGCGACGCACGCCTGCCTGGCCATGACCCACAACCGCCTACGGGACGCGATGCTCAAGGCACGCAGTCAGGGACCGCGGCAGGAGCAAGCTGCGCCGGCATTCTGATCCGCACCGCGAGCATGAGGAACGAGAGCGCCGTCGCGACAAGTGGAACGGGTCGCCTCATCACCTACGGCCCCCAAGCCCAACCGGCGCATTTCCTGACGCATCGCCTGTCCGACTTCGGCGTGCTCGGGATCGGTCAGGGACTGGTGGCGGCCCCCGCATCGGGCGTGCTGGGCGACGATCTCGCCGCCGGAGGCGGGACTGTAAGACGTTCGGCTCTGTCACGTAATCAATGGTTGCACTACGTGGCGATCATCGAAGGAGGATGCGGTGGCGGAGGAGGGTGAACCCGGCTCGGCCGTGCATCTGCCGCATGATTCTCTTGGACCGTGTATTGACGCCTTCGGTGCGGCCGTTGTGGTGCGGGGTGGTGAGGCCAGCGTCGACGGCGGCGCGGTCGAGTTCGAGGCCGTTGGTGAAGGCGTGCAGGTAGGGCAGGTCGGCGGCACGCACGTCGGTGATCCACTTCGTGAGCACCGTCTCGTTGCCTGAGGCCGGGGACAGGAGTGCGGCGAACTCCCGGACCAGCTTGGCGAGGGCGGTCATCTCGGGGCAGGCGGCAGTGAGCTCGCGAAGGAGTGCGGCGTCCTTGTCCCGCAGGTTACCGGGGCGGGTGAGCAGAAGACGGGTCAGGCGCTGTGGGGTGGTGACGGGCCGGTGGCCCTCGGCACGGCCCTGGGTGATGTAACGGTAGAGGAGATTGAGGCTGCCCGTGTAACCCAGCTCCTTGAATTCGCGGAACAGTTGCTGGACGGGCACGGCCGGGTCTTCCGAACGGCGTCGGCGAAGTTGTTCCCGGTAGGGGTCGACCGGGGTGGGCCGGTGCGCGGGGCTCGGCGCAGGTTTTCGGGTTCTCGGGTCCGCGCGTAGCGCTTGACCGTGTTGAGGGCCAGGTTGAGGCGGCGGGCGCATTCGAGCAGGCCGCCACCCTTGCGGAGCAGGTCGTGGATCTGGTGCCGGCGCTCGCGGGTGGTCTGCTCGTGCACGCCCGCGGGACGCGGCGTGTTGGCGGTGGCCCAGCACGAGCTGTGGGATCGGACGGTAGCCAGGGCCTTGTCGCAGAGGTTCTTCCAGATGTGCCAGCGGTCGCTGACCTGCACCGCGCCGGGCAGAGCCCGGCGGATCGCCTCGCCGTGGGCCCCGAGCGTCGCGGCAGAAAATTTCGACGCCGGAATGCTCGCGCGGCCATCGCTCGAGTGTGTGAGCGCTGCGGTCGGGCAGTACGTCGATCCGTTAGCCGGTCTCGACGTCGATGAGGATGGTGGTGTAGCGATGGCGCCGCTTGGGAGCGAAGTCGTCGACGCCGAGCGCTCTTGGCACACGCAGCGGCGGCAGGGGCAGCCGCGTCAGCATCCGCAGTGCGGACGAACGGGAGATCGCGACAGCAAGGCATCGCGACAGGAGGGCGCCCGCCCGGCCCGCTAACTCCTTGATTATGAAGCCGAGCAGAGCCGCGACGACGGCCGCGGCCAGGCCGAGCAGGCCGACGGCGGCGGCCAGAGTGCCGAGGGCGGACTCGGCCGCGATCAGCACCAGCGGGCAGATGAACTGGCCGATGAAGAACGACGCGGTCCACAGACCGGTGCCACGACCGCGGTCGGCGAAGTCCAGCCTGGACATGGCGATCGTGAGCAGGGAAGGCAGCAGGAGACCGGTGCCGAGGCAGTTGAGTACGGCGCCGGCGATCAGCAGCGGCGCGCTGTTGGCGAGCCACATCACCGCGAACCCGGCCGAGCACAGGGCGAAGACGAGTGGCAGCCGGGGCCCCGGGGCCCCGCGCAGCTTGGCGAAGGTGATCGCGCCGGCCACGGTGGCGGCGCTGGCGATCGCTGTGGCCAGCCCGATCACGCTGGTCGCCGTCACGCCGAGGTCGTCCAGCAGGTAGGACATCTCCACCGGGACGGTGTAGAAGACGAGGGCCCCGAACACGGTGAGTCCGCAGATCCCGGCCAGCTGCCGGAAGGGGGAGGAGCGCTTCGGCGTGACCGTGGTGTCCGTGCTCTCCCCGTCCCCGTCCCCGTCCTCGGCGGCGGCACCGGTGACCGCGGTCGGCTTCGGCAGCCCGATGGCCATGAGCGGGGCGATGAGCAGGCTGACGGCGTAGATCCAGAACGGGGTCCGCCATCCGGCCGACCCCGCGGCACCGCCGATGACGAAGAACGCGGTCGCGGAGGCGGAGGCGCACATGGTCTGGAGGGCGAGGTAGCGGTCCCGTATCCGACCGCTGTAGTAGTCGCCGATCAGGGTGGTGCAGCAGGTCATAATGGCGGCCTCGGCGACACCTGTGAGGGCGCGGCTGGCCACGATGGCACCCAGCGACTCCAGCCACAGTGGGGCGGTGCCGAAGATCGCGTACAGCACGGTCGCGGCGATCAGCAGGCGCTTGCGGCCGAGCCGGTCGACGATGACGCCCGCGAAGGGTGCCAGCAGACCCAGTGCCAGGGCCGGGACGGTGAGGGCCATCGGGACCAGGGCGCCCGCACCGGGCACGCCGGCGAAGTGGTCCTGCATCTTGGGCAGCACGGGAGCGATCAGGACGGCCCCGAGGATCGGCAGGCAGCTGCCGGCCATGAGGAGAGCGACGCGCAGCCGGTGCGCGGCACCGGACGTCGGAAGGATCGCACCGGACGGCGGCACTGGTTCCGCGTAAGCGGGCGGGGGAGGAGGCACGGAAGCAGGCATGCGGGAACTCCACGTGGCGAGGTGAGGGACGGCACGCCATCGGGACACAGAGACCCCGAGGAGAGGAGCGTGCGGAGGGTCTGGCGTTGACTATGAGTGAGCGGCCCAGCCCTGCCTAGCCTCTGTCCGATCGATCTCCCGGATCGCGGTCATCCTTGCCGTGGATGGTCTCGGCGACCCGGGCCGCTGTCTCCCGCAGCCAGATGTGAGCCGCGTCGTGCGTGTGCACCGGGTGCCACCACAGGGCTTCCCGGAGCGGCACGGCGTCGTAGGGCGGTTCCATGACCCGTACGGGGACGAGTCCGTCGAGCCGGTCGGCGAGATGCCCCTGGATCAGGGCGACCCGGCGGGTGCCCGCGACCAGGAGGGGCATCAACTGGAAGCTGTCGACGGAGACTTCGACGCGCGGCTCGATACCGAGCATGCCGATCTGACGGGCGGCGGGTGCGTCGTACGTGCGCTGGTACGTCACCCACGGCAGCCGGGCCAGGTCGTCGAGGGTGAGCTGCTC encodes:
- a CDS encoding ROK family protein; the encoded protein is MSSINPTPRDYNKAHVLDVVLSHAPLTRNKLTELTGLSKATVSRAVEELRSDGFVVDGGVDAIVGRGRPSTYLDVPETAGHVVGVGFGAVTTGVLVSDLRGREIGHVIVPTIEHHDVPAAGRWLVDLIAQTSASARGPLRQVVAALPAHVRDGAEVFRPADPMKMFSGRDLHRTVEQLVGAPVTFDSDANASLLQVLTDDASIHDAALLSVSSTLNFASCRDRKLARGRTPAFGDIGSLSSGINDRTLNELLSTAGLVKLAREHGLDIERVEDLWLTSQDHRARAEILKAFTTAVTTAVSIVAVTLDPESVYFVGRLYPLVDEVLPEVRKRLEQTLPALPRITTVSQVLGLSVARGATHACLAMTHNRLRDAMLKARSQGPRQEQAAPAF
- a CDS encoding MFS transporter, with the protein product MPASVPPPPPAYAEPVPPSGAILPTSGAAHRLRVALLMAGSCLPILGAVLIAPVLPKMQDHFAGVPGAGALVPMALTVPALALGLLAPFAGVIVDRLGRKRLLIAATVLYAIFGTAPLWLESLGAIVASRALTGVAEAAIMTCCTTLIGDYYSGRIRDRYLALQTMCASASATAFFVIGGAAGSAGWRTPFWIYAVSLLIAPLMAIGLPKPTAVTGAAAEDGDGDGESTDTTVTPKRSSPFRQLAGICGLTVFGALVFYTVPVEMSYLLDDLGVTATSVIGLATAIASAATVAGAITFAKLRGAPGPRLPLVFALCSAGFAVMWLANSAPLLIAGAVLNCLGTGLLLPSLLTIAMSRLDFADRGRGTGLWTASFFIGQFICPLVLIAAESALGTLAAAVGLLGLAAAVVAALLGFIIKELAGRAGALLSRCLAVAISRSSALRMLTRLPLPPLRVPRALGVDDFAPKRRHRYTTILIDVETG
- a CDS encoding transposase, whose protein sequence is MPVQQLFREFKELGYTGSLNLLYRYITQGRAEGHRPVTTPQRLTRLLLTRPGNLRDKDAALLRELTAACPEMTALAKLVREFAALLSPASGNETVLTKWITDVRAADLPYLHAFTNGLELDRAAVDAGLTTPHHNGRTEGVNTRSKRIMRQMHGRAGFTLLRHRILLR